The Euphorbia lathyris chromosome 8, ddEupLath1.1, whole genome shotgun sequence genome has a window encoding:
- the LOC136203413 gene encoding probable sarcosine oxidase translates to MEYSGEEYEVIVVGAGIMGSSTAYELAKRGKKTLLLEQFDFLHHRGSSHGESRTIRSTYPEDYYTAMAVKSSHLWEKAQSEAGFNVYFKSPHFDMGPSDDKSLRSLISSCRKNSIPYQILNRQQVVEKFSGKINIPENWVGVYTELGGVIKPTKAVSMYQQLAFRNGAVLKDNTEVNAVVNAGEKGGVWVETKSGERFWSEKCVITAGAWVRKLVKKVGAGVELPVEALETVVCYWRIKEGNENDFTIGGGFPTFASYGQPYIYGTPALEFPGLMKIAVHGGCSCDPDKRPWSPGISLSILKEWIKERFSGLVDEAGPVATQLCMYSMTPDEDYVLDFLSESGFGKDVVVGGGFSGHGFKMAPIVGRILADMALNGEAKGVDMKYFKIERFQHNPKGNLKEFEDQVGCLSDQIQVDN, encoded by the exons ATGGAGTATTCCGGCGAAGAATACGAGGTCATAGTCGTCGGAGCCGGCATAATGGGAAGCTCCACCGCCTATGAACTAGCAAAAAGAGGGAAAAAAACACTTCTTCTAGAGCAATTCGATTTCTTACACCACCGAGGATCATCTCACGGCGAATCAAGAACAATCCGATCAACTTACCCGGAGGATTACTACACCGCCATGGCCGTTAAATCTTCACACCTTTGGGAGAAAGCACAATCAGAAGCCGGATTCAATGTTTATTTCAAATCTCCACACTTCGATATGGGACCATCGGACGACAAAAGTCTCCGATCTCTAATCTCTAGCTGCCGGAAAAACTCAATCCCCTACCAAATCCTCAACCGTCAACAGGTGGTGGAAAAATTCTCCGGCAAGATTAACATACCGGAGAATTGGGTTGGGGTTTATACAGAGCTCGGTGGAGTCATCAAACCTACAAAGGCAGTTTCAATGTATCAACAATTAGCGTTCAGAAACGGCGCCGTTTTGAAGGATAATACTGAAGTCAACGCCGTAGTCAATGCCGGAGAGAAGGGGGGAGTTTGGGTGGAGACTAAAAGTGGAGAGAGATTTTGGTCGGAGAAATGTGTTATTACAGCCGGAGCTTGGGTTAGGAAGTTAGTTAAAAAGGTCGGCGCCGGAGTTGAACTTCCGGTGGAAGCTTTGGAGACGGTAGTTTGTTATTGGAGGATTAAGGAAGGGAATGAAAATGATTTTACTATCGGCGGTGGTTTTCCGACGTTTGCTAGCTATGGTCAGCCGTATATATATGGTACGCCGGCGTTGGAGTTTCCCGGTCTGATGAAGATCGCCGTGCACGGCGGATGTTCTTGTGATCCGGATAAGAGGCCTTGGAGTCCTGGGATTTCATTGAGTATCTTGAAGGAATGGATAAAGGAGAGATTTTCAG GACTTGTTGATGAGGCAGGACCGGTAGCTACTCAATTATGTATGTATTCCATGACTCCCGATGAGGATTATGTGTTGGATTTTCTTTCCGAGAGCGGGTTTGGGAAAGATGTGGTGGTTGGCGGTGGGTTTTCAGGTCACGGGTTCAAGATGGCACCTATCGTCGGACGGATTCTGGCCGACATGGCCCTGAATGGAGAGGCAAAAGGAGTGGATATGAAGTACTTCAAGATAGAGAGGTTTCAACATAATCCTAAAGGAAATCTCAAAGAGTTTGAGGACCAAGTTGGCTGTTTGTCTGATCAAATACAAGTTGATAATTAA